Proteins from one Prosthecobacter sp. genomic window:
- a CDS encoding sialidase family protein encodes MKTKVLSVFLCALCGVLNAAEPFIGKQDLFVAGEDPAYNIYHIPGIVVTAKGSVLAWCEARKRPAGVSDWDDIRILLRRSTDDGKTWSAPKSIANVEGPKQKNPFALKMKNVDPNDVTYNNPVLIADKDGTVHMLFCLEYERVFYQRSEDDGVSWSKPSEITAAFAAFKKDYDWKVLATGPNHSIQLKTGRLVVPVWLSTGTGGNAHRPSVTATIYSDDLGKTWKAGDIAVPCTEEWINPNETVAIELNDGSVMLNVRSESKAHRRLVTISKDGATGWSTPKFDDALLEPICMGGIVRYNHGGKSLILFSNPHNLDKEKGKAEPGKNRDRKNVSVKISRDEGQTWPVNKLLEDGPSMYSDIAVTQSGTILCFYGRGTKPGFAGAGLTLARFNLEWLEQP; translated from the coding sequence ATGAAAACAAAAGTCCTCTCTGTGTTCCTCTGTGCCCTCTGTGGTGTACTCAATGCCGCCGAGCCCTTCATCGGCAAACAAGACCTCTTCGTCGCTGGCGAAGATCCCGCCTACAACATCTACCACATCCCCGGCATCGTCGTGACCGCCAAAGGCAGCGTGCTCGCCTGGTGTGAGGCGCGCAAAAGACCCGCTGGCGTCAGTGACTGGGACGACATCCGCATCCTGCTGCGCCGCAGCACCGACGATGGCAAGACCTGGAGCGCTCCGAAAAGTATCGCCAATGTCGAGGGCCCGAAGCAGAAGAACCCCTTCGCCCTCAAGATGAAGAACGTCGATCCCAACGACGTGACCTACAACAACCCCGTCCTCATCGCCGACAAGGACGGAACGGTTCACATGCTCTTCTGCCTCGAATACGAACGCGTGTTTTACCAGCGCAGCGAGGACGATGGCGTCTCCTGGAGCAAGCCGAGCGAGATCACCGCCGCGTTTGCGGCCTTCAAGAAGGACTATGACTGGAAAGTGCTCGCCACCGGGCCGAATCACAGCATCCAGCTCAAAACCGGCCGCCTCGTCGTCCCCGTCTGGCTCTCCACCGGAACCGGCGGCAATGCGCATCGCCCCAGCGTCACCGCCACGATCTACAGCGACGATCTGGGCAAGACTTGGAAAGCAGGCGACATCGCCGTGCCTTGCACCGAGGAATGGATCAACCCGAACGAAACCGTCGCCATCGAACTCAACGACGGCAGTGTCATGCTCAACGTGCGCAGTGAATCGAAGGCGCATCGCCGCCTCGTCACCATCAGCAAAGACGGAGCCACCGGATGGAGCACACCGAAGTTCGATGACGCGTTGCTCGAGCCCATCTGCATGGGCGGCATCGTGCGCTATAACCATGGCGGCAAGAGCCTCATCCTCTTCTCCAATCCGCACAACCTCGACAAAGAGAAGGGCAAGGCCGAGCCCGGCAAAAACCGCGACCGCAAAAACGTCAGCGTAAAGATCAGTCGCGACGAAGGCCAGACATGGCCCGTGAACAAACTTCTCGAAGACGGCCCCAGCATGTACTCCGACATCGCCGTCACTCAGAGCGGCACCATCCTCTGCTTCTATGGTCGTGGCACCAAGCCCGGCTTTGCCGGTGCTGGGCTAACTCTCGCACGCTTCAATCTTGAATGGCTTGAGCAGCCCTGA
- a CDS encoding aldolase/citrate lyase family protein, translating to MTATELAQSLHTGRTVFGTLIVSPSPRWPEVVRGCGLDFVFIDTEHIALDRAELSWMCQTYTALGLPPLVRIPSPDPYAATMVLDGGAAGVIAPYVETVEQVQQLRGAVKLRPIKGQRLQQMLAGAAPEPELDEYMQAGVKNRLLIINIESVPAIEAIDQILAVPGIDAVLIGPHDLSCSLGVPEQWDHPKFLTACETIFRKARAAGIGAGIHFWGSIEQQSRFLALGANMLIHSADISLFQKHLRLELDAIRATAGITQPISNSNTALI from the coding sequence ATGACCGCCACCGAACTCGCCCAATCTCTCCACACAGGACGCACCGTGTTCGGCACGCTCATCGTGTCGCCCTCGCCACGCTGGCCGGAGGTGGTGCGCGGCTGCGGCCTCGACTTCGTGTTCATCGACACCGAACACATCGCGCTCGACCGTGCGGAGCTGTCCTGGATGTGCCAGACCTACACCGCGCTCGGTCTGCCGCCGCTCGTGCGCATTCCATCGCCTGATCCGTATGCGGCCACGATGGTGCTCGATGGTGGCGCTGCCGGAGTCATCGCGCCGTATGTCGAAACCGTCGAGCAGGTGCAGCAATTACGCGGAGCGGTGAAACTCCGCCCCATCAAAGGCCAGCGCCTCCAGCAAATGCTCGCCGGTGCCGCGCCAGAGCCTGAACTCGACGAATACATGCAAGCGGGAGTGAAGAATCGCCTGCTCATCATCAACATCGAAAGCGTCCCCGCCATCGAAGCCATCGATCAAATCCTCGCCGTGCCCGGCATTGATGCCGTGCTCATCGGTCCGCACGATCTCTCGTGCAGTCTCGGCGTGCCGGAGCAATGGGATCACCCGAAGTTCCTGACCGCCTGCGAAACGATCTTCCGCAAAGCCCGCGCCGCTGGGATCGGCGCAGGCATCCATTTCTGGGGCAGCATCGAGCAGCAGTCGCGTTTCCTGGCCCTCGGAGCGAACATGCTCATCCACAGCGCCGACATCTCCCTCTTTCAAAAGCATCTCCGCCTCGAACTCGACGCCATCCGCGCCACCGCAGGCATCACGCAACCAATTTCCAACTCCAACACCGCTCTTATCTAA
- a CDS encoding RraA family protein, with protein MLPHSDLLQLKRWNTPTIYNGWEQITRRDPAADAFNLEETRDFMPQMGSMVGYAITVVIEPSNKAHREANPDGWNEYRRYVASIPGPKIVCVQDIDKPRTIGAFWGEVNSNMHRALGCVGTIIDGAIRDVDEMTNAGFKALARRLCVGHAHVHPVRWNCEVEVFGRKIVPGDLIHADKHGFLVIAPDEQPNILEASRFMDANECQTVIPAARNSAGLSSDQVLANLAEAGAQFGRNAKAKFQRQGEW; from the coding sequence ATGCTACCGCACTCCGACCTCCTCCAACTCAAGCGCTGGAACACCCCGACCATCTACAATGGCTGGGAGCAGATCACCAGGCGCGATCCCGCCGCCGATGCGTTCAACCTTGAAGAAACCCGCGACTTCATGCCGCAGATGGGGTCGATGGTCGGCTATGCCATCACCGTGGTGATCGAGCCGAGCAACAAGGCGCATCGCGAGGCCAATCCCGACGGCTGGAACGAATACCGCCGCTATGTAGCCTCTATTCCAGGTCCCAAGATCGTCTGCGTGCAGGATATCGACAAACCGCGCACGATTGGCGCATTCTGGGGCGAGGTGAACAGCAACATGCATCGCGCTCTTGGTTGTGTGGGCACCATCATTGACGGCGCGATCCGCGATGTCGATGAAATGACCAACGCCGGCTTCAAAGCCCTCGCCCGCCGTCTCTGTGTTGGCCATGCGCACGTCCATCCCGTACGGTGGAACTGCGAGGTCGAGGTCTTTGGCCGCAAGATCGTCCCCGGCGATCTCATCCACGCCGATAAGCACGGCTTTCTCGTCATCGCGCCCGACGAGCAACCCAACATCCTCGAAGCCTCCCGCTTCATGGATGCCAACGAATGCCAGACCGTCATCCCCGCCGCCCGCAACAGCGCCGGACTCAGCAGTGACCAAGTCCTTGCCAATCTCGCTGAGGCGGGCGCGCAGTTCGGCAGGAACGCCAAAGCCAAATTCCAACGCCAAGGAGAATGGTAA
- a CDS encoding substrate-binding domain-containing protein, protein MLTHSADFLREALLRGEWTGVLPSERTLCTRLRISRPTLRAVLAQLEREGVIGAVENKKRQILSRPKSSGKAESSRVIALLTPVPQQAMPPFVLFWLDALRELLAETGYQLELHPSAHCFVAKPAGGLKKLTQRVQAAAWVLFRSTPAMQRWFVDQGVTAVIAGSCADEIDLPSVDLDYRATCRHAATMLMQKGHRRIALLLPGSSHGGDAESEHGFREAFTTSAATPIVIEHHETSEQVVEHLDVLLKRKPAPTAFVVARSIHTLTVITHLLRCGHKLPRDFAVVSRDDDAFLDHVVPHVTRYSADAAKFAKRLTRLVLELAQTGRTSTKPVRLMPDLRRGETV, encoded by the coding sequence TTGCTTACGCACAGCGCCGACTTTCTCCGAGAGGCACTGCTGCGCGGCGAATGGACGGGAGTGCTGCCGTCAGAACGAACGCTTTGCACGCGGCTGCGCATCAGCCGCCCGACGCTGCGTGCGGTGCTGGCGCAACTGGAGCGCGAAGGTGTGATCGGTGCAGTCGAGAACAAGAAACGGCAGATCCTCTCAAGGCCGAAATCGAGCGGCAAGGCTGAGTCATCACGCGTGATCGCACTGCTGACGCCCGTGCCGCAGCAGGCGATGCCGCCGTTTGTGCTGTTTTGGCTGGATGCACTGCGCGAGCTGCTGGCGGAGACAGGTTATCAATTGGAGCTGCATCCGAGCGCACACTGCTTTGTGGCGAAGCCTGCGGGCGGGCTGAAGAAACTGACGCAGCGGGTGCAGGCTGCGGCCTGGGTGCTCTTTCGTTCGACTCCGGCGATGCAACGCTGGTTTGTCGATCAAGGCGTGACTGCGGTGATCGCCGGATCATGTGCGGATGAAATCGACCTGCCATCGGTGGACCTCGACTACCGGGCGACGTGTCGTCATGCCGCAACCATGCTGATGCAGAAGGGACATCGGCGGATCGCGCTGCTGCTGCCTGGCTCCTCCCACGGTGGCGATGCGGAGAGTGAGCACGGCTTTCGCGAAGCTTTCACGACATCCGCTGCCACGCCGATCGTGATCGAGCATCACGAAACTTCCGAGCAAGTCGTGGAGCATCTTGATGTGTTGCTGAAGCGCAAGCCGGCACCGACGGCTTTTGTCGTGGCCCGTTCCATTCACACGCTGACAGTCATCACGCACCTGCTGCGCTGTGGGCACAAGCTGCCGCGTGATTTCGCGGTGGTGTCACGCGATGACGATGCGTTTCTCGATCATGTGGTGCCGCATGTGACGCGCTACTCGGCGGATGCCGCAAAGTTTGCGAAGCGGCTGACGCGTCTCGTTTTGGAACTCGCTCAAACCGGGCGCACAAGCACAAAGCCAGTGCGCTTGATGCCAGATCTACGGCGTGGGGAGACGGTGTGA
- a CDS encoding sialate O-acetylesterase, translated as MKYIPALLLSATCTFAEVRLPAVISDHMVLQAGKPVAIWGWAVADEEVAVEFAGQKKTTKASAKGEWQVKLDLLTPNAKSQTLLINDKVIQDVLVGEVWLASGQSNMAMQINGKLHGKVDNADAEVAAAKHPEIRVFVHDAPLAIYELPVPDDELAQDRPGKWRVCSPETVADFSAMGYFFARDLLTEIKQPVGILTSAVGGTPIEAWTSLSAQQAVPDFKPLLDDWTKRLDGFVPETEQKKFLDAKAAWLKVRSAALKAKQPAPKAPSPFKNLQVMKPGGLFASMIAPLVPYTMRGVIWYQGERNAAGPFTGLYGAQLQTLIADWRKRWGDEFYFAWVQIPAFATPQKFPSEPTGWGVSVRDGQRRALQVPHTGMAITMDIGDSKQGHPTNKTEFAARLSRVVLHDVYQKSIDIWSGPLFKSAVIAADHITLTFDQATGLKARSGTLEGFAIAGDDKKFVWADAWIEGDKVIVSSTEIKAPKVVRYSWAANPKGNLVNAADLPASPFSTE; from the coding sequence ATGAAATACATCCCTGCCTTGCTCCTGTCCGCCACCTGCACGTTTGCGGAGGTTCGGCTGCCCGCAGTCATCTCCGATCACATGGTGCTTCAAGCTGGCAAGCCCGTCGCGATTTGGGGCTGGGCGGTCGCGGATGAAGAAGTCGCAGTGGAATTCGCAGGGCAGAAAAAGACAACGAAGGCCAGCGCGAAAGGCGAGTGGCAGGTGAAACTCGATCTGCTGACTCCAAATGCAAAATCACAGACGTTGCTCATCAACGACAAAGTCATCCAGGATGTGCTCGTGGGCGAGGTGTGGCTCGCGTCCGGCCAGTCGAACATGGCGATGCAGATCAATGGCAAGCTGCATGGCAAGGTGGACAACGCGGACGCTGAAGTTGCCGCCGCTAAGCATCCTGAGATCCGCGTCTTTGTGCATGACGCTCCGTTAGCCATTTATGAGCTGCCGGTGCCTGACGATGAACTCGCGCAGGATCGCCCCGGCAAGTGGCGCGTGTGCTCGCCGGAGACCGTGGCCGATTTTTCAGCGATGGGCTACTTCTTCGCCCGTGACCTGCTGACTGAGATCAAGCAGCCCGTCGGCATCCTGACCTCTGCTGTTGGCGGCACGCCGATTGAAGCGTGGACGAGCCTTTCTGCACAACAAGCCGTGCCCGACTTCAAACCGCTGCTCGATGACTGGACCAAGCGCCTCGATGGTTTCGTTCCCGAAACCGAGCAAAAGAAGTTTCTCGATGCCAAAGCCGCATGGCTGAAGGTTCGCTCCGCCGCTCTCAAAGCCAAACAGCCCGCACCCAAAGCGCCGTCCCCCTTCAAGAACCTGCAAGTCATGAAGCCCGGCGGCCTCTTTGCCAGCATGATCGCCCCGCTCGTGCCTTACACGATGCGCGGCGTCATCTGGTATCAAGGCGAGCGCAACGCGGCGGGGCCATTCACTGGTCTGTATGGCGCGCAGCTTCAAACGCTGATTGCCGACTGGCGCAAGCGCTGGGGCGACGAGTTTTACTTTGCCTGGGTGCAGATCCCGGCCTTCGCCACGCCGCAGAAATTCCCCAGCGAACCCACCGGCTGGGGCGTGTCGGTGCGTGACGGCCAGCGCCGTGCCTTGCAAGTGCCGCACACTGGCATGGCGATCACGATGGACATCGGTGATTCGAAGCAAGGCCACCCGACGAACAAGACCGAGTTCGCCGCGCGACTCTCCCGCGTCGTGCTGCATGACGTGTATCAAAAGAGCATCGACATCTGGTCCGGCCCGCTTTTCAAATCTGCCGTGATCGCCGCTGATCACATCACGCTCACCTTTGATCAAGCGACCGGCCTAAAAGCCAGGTCAGGCACACTTGAAGGCTTCGCCATTGCTGGCGACGACAAAAAATTCGTCTGGGCCGATGCCTGGATCGAAGGCGACAAAGTCATCGTCTCCAGCACCGAGATCAAAGCCCCCAAAGTCGTGCGCTACTCGTGGGCGGCCAATCCCAAGGGCAATCTCGTCAACGCGGCCGATTTGCCAGCCTCGCCATTCAGCACCGAGTAG
- a CDS encoding sulfatase-like hydrolase/transferase yields the protein MRRALVFSLFALSHLLTAADKPDVLVILADQWSPRFTGWDNKEVRTPHMDRIAAEGMIFDACYVTSPVCMPARVSLLTGLYPHNAGHGLWGNATGYYPKPEDAPMFLDIQRAGLTTAQIGKTHWTAGPAWHEQFKNSGAFFKALGLDHVADISGPPDSTKGRDPYSQHLQKLGLLQAVADDLHGRYVSGEFAPRASVVKAEDYHDVFTTGLAVDLIRAQPKEKPLCLVVSLHSPHPPLDAPGDYATMFDPEKLTLPANVPEKYLREGRALNHEKTKRMLANYLGKLALVDDCVARLVEAMKARGTWDSALVAISADHGEMMGAHGYLTKGRFYEESVRVPMVLRWPGQIKTGRSKAPVQMMDIYPTIVEAVGGKLTPGRFAKSLLPVARGEKDRIRPIAVSEIGDKVPLRMMARDDHFKYWADEEREYLFDLEADPLEQKDLSTAPEHRETLHAMREKLLTHLRSTQVNASAGYKPKVQRLREAEAKSKQR from the coding sequence ATGCGACGTGCGCTTGTCTTTTCACTTTTCGCCCTCAGCCATCTGCTCACCGCTGCCGACAAGCCGGACGTGCTCGTTATTCTCGCGGATCAATGGAGTCCGCGATTCACGGGTTGGGATAACAAGGAGGTGCGCACGCCGCACATGGACCGCATCGCGGCGGAGGGCATGATTTTTGATGCGTGCTATGTCACATCGCCGGTGTGCATGCCTGCTCGCGTGTCGTTGCTCACGGGCTTGTATCCGCACAATGCAGGCCACGGGCTGTGGGGCAATGCGACGGGTTATTATCCGAAGCCGGAGGACGCGCCGATGTTTCTCGACATCCAGCGTGCGGGCCTCACCACGGCACAGATCGGCAAGACGCACTGGACGGCAGGTCCGGCGTGGCATGAGCAGTTCAAGAACAGCGGCGCGTTCTTCAAGGCGCTGGGTCTGGATCATGTGGCGGACATTTCCGGCCCGCCGGACTCGACGAAGGGGCGTGATCCCTACTCGCAGCATCTGCAAAAGCTCGGCCTGCTCCAAGCCGTGGCCGATGACCTGCACGGGCGCTATGTGAGTGGCGAGTTCGCGCCTCGTGCGAGCGTGGTGAAAGCGGAGGACTATCATGATGTCTTCACCACGGGCCTCGCGGTTGATCTCATCCGCGCGCAGCCGAAGGAGAAGCCGCTCTGCCTCGTGGTGAGCCTGCATTCACCGCATCCGCCGCTGGATGCGCCGGGTGATTACGCCACGATGTTCGATCCTGAAAAGCTCACGCTGCCCGCCAATGTGCCGGAGAAGTATCTGCGCGAGGGGAGGGCGCTCAATCACGAGAAGACGAAGCGTATGCTGGCGAACTACCTCGGCAAACTAGCGCTGGTGGATGATTGCGTGGCTAGGCTTGTCGAAGCAATGAAAGCACGCGGCACCTGGGACAGTGCTTTGGTCGCCATCAGCGCCGATCATGGCGAAATGATGGGCGCGCATGGTTATCTGACGAAGGGCCGCTTTTATGAGGAGTCTGTGCGCGTGCCGATGGTACTGCGCTGGCCCGGTCAGATCAAGACAGGCCGCAGCAAGGCTCCGGTGCAGATGATGGACATTTATCCGACCATCGTGGAGGCGGTCGGTGGCAAGCTGACGCCCGGACGTTTTGCAAAATCGCTGTTGCCCGTCGCTCGCGGCGAAAAAGATCGCATCCGCCCCATCGCCGTCAGTGAGATCGGCGACAAGGTGCCACTGCGCATGATGGCGCGTGATGATCATTTCAAATACTGGGCCGACGAGGAACGCGAATACCTCTTCGATCTCGAAGCTGATCCGCTGGAGCAGAAGGACCTCTCCACCGCGCCCGAGCATCGCGAAACCCTCCATGCGATGCGCGAAAAGCTGCTGACGCACCTTCGTTCCACCCAGGTGAACGCCTCCGCCGGTTACAAGCCCAAGGTCCAGCGCCTGCGCGAGGCGGAAGCCAAATCCAAACAACGTTGA